A portion of the Gammaproteobacteria bacterium genome contains these proteins:
- a CDS encoding COX15/CtaA family protein, with the protein MSARLHHIALAAVLGWTLGLLLLGSIVHATGSSLACPDWPTCFGTMMPEMTGGVFWEHLHRLVAGGLVLLFAAAAWLTWRRQPERRWLHRAGLAGIVLLIVQSVLGGLTVLMRLPDAISSSHLALAFLFLGLATVMTVVTARGWGGGARLAGAARATLGRMAGGVAALVLAQSVLGAVVRHTDAGMACPDVPLCMGQVVPPLEHPLVILHFGHRLLGILVALATLALAVFVLRRRAAAPLPALAAGALVTVLAQVTVGFLSVSSGLAVAPVSLHTLLAALLLSLTVGLATYGHEPELRLADGAAAFHGR; encoded by the coding sequence GTGAGCGCGCGCCTTCACCACATCGCCCTGGCCGCCGTCCTGGGATGGACCCTTGGGCTTCTCCTCCTGGGGAGCATCGTGCACGCGACCGGGTCGAGCCTCGCCTGCCCGGACTGGCCGACCTGCTTCGGCACCATGATGCCGGAGATGACCGGCGGCGTCTTCTGGGAGCACCTGCACCGGCTGGTGGCGGGCGGGCTGGTTCTGCTGTTCGCGGCGGCCGCCTGGCTGACCTGGCGCCGACAGCCGGAGCGCCGGTGGCTGCACCGGGCCGGGCTGGCCGGGATCGTGCTGCTGATCGTCCAGTCGGTGCTCGGCGGCCTCACCGTGCTGATGCGCCTGCCGGACGCCATCTCGTCCTCCCACCTGGCGCTCGCGTTCCTCTTCCTGGGCCTGGCCACCGTCATGACGGTCGTGACGGCACGGGGATGGGGCGGAGGAGCGCGCCTGGCGGGTGCGGCGCGGGCGACGCTGGGGAGGATGGCGGGAGGGGTGGCCGCACTGGTGCTGGCGCAGTCGGTGCTGGGCGCGGTGGTGCGCCACACCGACGCGGGCATGGCCTGTCCGGACGTGCCGCTCTGTATGGGCCAGGTGGTGCCTCCCCTCGAGCACCCGCTGGTGATTCTGCACTTCGGCCACCGCCTGCTGGGCATTCTGGTGGCGCTTGCGACCCTCGCGCTGGCCGTCTTCGTGCTGCGCCGGAGGGCCGCCGCCCCGCTCCCGGCCCTCGCCGCGGGAGCGCTGGTCACGGTGCTTGCCCAGGTCACCGTGGGCTTCCTCTCGGTGAGCAGCGGGCTCGCGGTTGCGCCCGTTTCGCTGCACACGCTGCTGGCCGCGCTGCTCCTCTCGCTGACCGTGGGGCTCGCAACCTACGGGCATGAACCCGAGCTGCGGCTTGCCGATGGCGCCGCTGCATTCCATGGACGCTGA
- a CDS encoding acyl-CoA dehydrogenase family protein: MTPHPARGHASEREAREVAESAREKRWKQRSFVRSLFSGRFRVDWVHPHPLPDPGEQFRGNHFLRELEEFARHHIDGDAVDRDAWVPEEVLDGLRALGAFGIKIPREYGGLGLSQITYNRALEIVASRCISTAAFLSAHQSIGVPQPLSYFGTEAQKRAYLPRLAAGALSAFALTEPEAGSDPANMSTTATPTADGGAYILNGEKLWCTNGPRAELLVVMACTPARAGVKGKRPISAFIVDKAWPGVEVVHTSRFMGLKGLSNGVLRFTNVRVPRENLLWGEGLGLKLALITLNTGRLSLPALCAAAGKSALHMCRRWCGDRVQWGAPVGRHDAVAQMLGRMAANAFAMEAVMELSSVMADAGTFDIRIEAAMAKLWNSETAWALADDAVQMRSGRGYETADSLRARGEEMPAPVERLLRDVRINRIFEGSSEIMRLFIAREAVDQHLKLAGALVDPRAPLGERMAALVRAGLHYAWWYPTRWVGWSRWPRFSEFGRLAGHMRFIERSSRKLARSLFHCMLRFGAGLEKRQAVLGRIVDIGSELFAMTAVSVRVDMLAAKNPGDSSPEDLADLFCRQSRRRIKAHFAALFSNDDVAAYDVAARAMEGTYGWLEEGVVTMADLEAMEEAEASASSGPTAAKRAWEAAVAAR; encoded by the coding sequence ATGACGCCACACCCGGCCCGGGGCCACGCCAGCGAGCGCGAAGCACGCGAGGTCGCGGAGAGCGCGCGCGAAAAGCGCTGGAAGCAGCGGAGCTTCGTCAGGTCGCTGTTCTCGGGCCGCTTCCGTGTGGACTGGGTCCATCCCCATCCGCTGCCCGACCCCGGTGAGCAGTTTCGGGGGAATCATTTCCTCAGAGAGCTCGAGGAGTTTGCGCGCCACCATATCGACGGCGACGCCGTCGACCGCGACGCCTGGGTTCCCGAGGAGGTGCTGGACGGACTGCGCGCCCTGGGCGCCTTCGGCATCAAGATCCCGCGCGAATACGGCGGCCTCGGACTCTCGCAGATCACCTACAACCGCGCGCTCGAGATCGTGGCAAGCCGCTGCATCTCCACCGCCGCGTTCCTCTCCGCGCACCAGTCCATCGGCGTGCCCCAGCCTCTCTCCTACTTCGGCACCGAGGCGCAGAAGCGGGCCTACCTCCCCAGGCTGGCCGCGGGAGCGCTCTCCGCCTTCGCGCTCACCGAACCGGAAGCCGGCTCCGATCCCGCCAACATGTCGACCACCGCCACGCCCACGGCGGACGGCGGCGCGTACATCCTGAACGGCGAGAAGCTCTGGTGTACGAACGGACCGCGGGCGGAGCTCCTGGTGGTCATGGCGTGCACACCGGCGCGCGCGGGCGTCAAGGGCAAGCGGCCCATCTCCGCCTTCATCGTGGACAAGGCCTGGCCCGGGGTGGAGGTGGTGCACACCAGCCGCTTCATGGGGCTCAAGGGGCTTTCCAACGGAGTCCTGCGCTTCACCAACGTGCGGGTGCCGCGCGAGAACCTGCTCTGGGGAGAGGGGCTCGGCCTCAAGCTCGCGCTCATCACGCTGAACACGGGCAGGCTGTCGCTTCCGGCCCTGTGCGCCGCGGCCGGCAAGTCCGCCCTGCACATGTGCCGCCGCTGGTGCGGCGACCGGGTTCAGTGGGGCGCCCCGGTGGGCAGGCACGACGCCGTCGCGCAGATGCTGGGCCGGATGGCCGCGAACGCCTTCGCCATGGAAGCGGTCATGGAGCTGTCGTCGGTGATGGCCGACGCCGGGACCTTCGACATCCGCATCGAAGCCGCCATGGCCAAGCTCTGGAACAGCGAAACCGCCTGGGCGCTGGCCGACGACGCGGTCCAGATGCGCAGCGGCCGCGGGTACGAGACCGCCGATTCCCTGCGTGCCCGGGGCGAGGAAATGCCTGCTCCCGTGGAGCGCCTGCTCCGCGACGTGCGCATCAATCGCATCTTCGAGGGTTCGAGCGAGATCATGCGCCTGTTCATCGCGCGCGAGGCGGTGGATCAGCACCTCAAGCTGGCCGGGGCCCTGGTGGATCCGCGGGCGCCGCTGGGCGAGCGGATGGCCGCGCTGGTGCGCGCCGGGCTGCACTATGCCTGGTGGTACCCCACGCGCTGGGTGGGCTGGAGCCGCTGGCCCAGATTCTCGGAATTCGGGCGCCTGGCGGGGCACATGCGATTCATCGAGCGCAGTTCGCGCAAGCTCGCGCGTTCCCTGTTCCACTGCATGCTCCGGTTCGGGGCGGGGCTCGAGAAGCGCCAGGCCGTGCTGGGCCGCATCGTCGACATCGGATCCGAGCTCTTCGCGATGACCGCCGTCAGCGTTCGCGTCGACATGCTGGCCGCCAAGAACCCCGGCGACTCCTCTCCGGAGGATCTTGCGGACCTGTTCTGCAGGCAGTCGCGGCGGCGCATCAAGGCCCACTTCGCCGCCCTCTTCTCCAACGACGATGTCGCGGCGTACGACGTGGCCGCCAGGGCCATGGAGGGAACCTACGGGTGGCTGGAGGAGGGCGTGGTCACGATGGCCGACCTGGAGGCGATGGAAGAGGCCGAGGCCAGCGCCTCCTCCGGTCCCACGGCGGCGAAACGGGCCTGGGAAGCCGCGGTGGCGGCGCGTTAG